Proteins found in one Microbacterium sp. SSM24 genomic segment:
- a CDS encoding NAD(P)H-dependent flavin oxidoreductase: MKNALVQLLGIDRPIVLGPFGGLSSIELTAAVSEFGGLGSYGLYGYTPERIHDTVAALRAATARPFAVNLWLPVGDEVVPADVDLGPSLAAMAPLYAAAGVEAPASPELFLPDVEAQLEAVLDAAPAVLSVVFGVPSAEVVERARGRGIRIVGTATSVAEARALAEGGVDAVVATGFEAGGHRVSFLRRAEDSLVGNLALVPQVVDAVDVPVIAAGGIADRRGVAAAFALGASGVQVGTAFLRTTESAATAGHRAAIAAAGETDTVLTRAMSGRLARGIPNRAMRALETAGIIAPFPAQNWATGVFRAAATARGDADLVSLWAGQAAGLSTRERAADVFAELAAGVPQEGNDT, encoded by the coding sequence GTGAAGAACGCACTCGTGCAGCTGCTCGGCATCGACCGGCCCATCGTGCTGGGGCCGTTCGGGGGACTCTCCTCGATCGAGCTCACGGCGGCGGTGAGCGAGTTCGGCGGTCTCGGTTCGTACGGGCTCTACGGGTACACGCCCGAGCGCATCCACGACACGGTCGCGGCTCTGCGCGCTGCCACCGCCCGCCCCTTCGCCGTGAACCTGTGGCTGCCCGTCGGCGACGAAGTCGTCCCCGCCGACGTCGACCTCGGCCCGTCGCTCGCCGCGATGGCGCCGCTCTACGCCGCGGCGGGCGTCGAGGCGCCGGCGTCGCCGGAACTCTTCCTTCCCGACGTGGAGGCACAGCTCGAGGCGGTCCTCGATGCGGCGCCCGCCGTGCTCAGCGTGGTGTTCGGTGTGCCGAGTGCCGAGGTGGTCGAGCGGGCGCGGGGTCGTGGCATCCGCATCGTCGGCACGGCGACCAGCGTCGCTGAGGCGCGCGCGCTCGCCGAGGGAGGGGTGGATGCCGTCGTGGCGACGGGCTTCGAGGCGGGGGGCCATCGCGTGTCGTTCCTGCGCAGGGCCGAGGACTCGCTCGTCGGAAACCTCGCTCTGGTGCCGCAGGTCGTGGATGCCGTCGACGTGCCCGTGATCGCCGCCGGCGGCATCGCCGATCGGCGCGGCGTCGCCGCCGCGTTCGCGCTCGGCGCCTCCGGCGTGCAGGTCGGCACGGCGTTCCTGCGCACGACGGAATCGGCGGCAACGGCCGGGCACCGCGCCGCGATCGCGGCGGCCGGCGAGACCGACACCGTGCTCACCCGCGCCATGAGCGGGCGGCTGGCCCGCGGCATCCCGAACCGCGCCATGCGGGCGCTCGAGACCGCCGGGATCATCGCCCCGTTCCCGGCGCAGAACTGGGCGACGGGGGTGTTCCGCGCGGCGGCGACCGCGCGCGGAGACGCCGACCTCGTCTCACTGTGGGCGGGCCAGGCGGCGGGGCTCTCCACCAGGGAACGTGCTGCCGACGTGTTCGCCGAGCTGGCCGCGGGAGTGCCGCAGGAGGGCAACGATACGTAA
- the lysE gene encoding L-lysine exporter codes for MLTPVLAGLGLGFSLIIAIGAQNLFVLRQGLRREHVFVVAAICAASDALLIALGVSGVGFVLQAVPWLVDAVRWAGAAFLVTYGVLAARRAWRPSDRALAVDEGAPGEGLPSGVSGSTGSATATRSRLLPVVLTCLALTWLNPHVYLDTVFLLGTVANTHGDERWLFAAGAMAASVIWFFGLAFGARYLGRWLSTPRAWRILDAVIAVVMIALGVSLVLPH; via the coding sequence GTGCTCACCCCTGTCCTCGCCGGTCTCGGCCTCGGCTTCTCGCTCATCATCGCGATCGGCGCCCAGAACCTGTTCGTGCTGCGCCAGGGACTGCGACGCGAACACGTCTTCGTGGTCGCGGCGATCTGCGCGGCATCCGATGCCCTTCTCATCGCCCTGGGCGTGTCCGGCGTCGGGTTCGTGCTGCAGGCGGTGCCGTGGCTCGTCGACGCGGTGCGGTGGGCGGGTGCGGCATTCCTCGTGACGTACGGCGTGCTCGCCGCGCGACGCGCATGGCGGCCGTCCGATAGGGCGCTGGCGGTCGACGAGGGCGCGCCGGGGGAAGGACTGCCCTCGGGCGTTTCGGGGTCGACAGGGAGCGCCACGGCGACCCGCTCGCGCCTGCTGCCGGTGGTGCTCACGTGCCTCGCCCTCACCTGGCTGAACCCGCACGTCTACCTCGACACGGTCTTCCTGCTCGGCACCGTCGCCAACACGCACGGCGACGAGCGCTGGCTCTTCGCCGCCGGCGCGATGGCCGCGAGCGTGATCTGGTTCTTCGGGCTCGCGTTCGGCGCGCGCTACCTCGGCCGCTGGCTCTCGACGCCGCGGGCGTGGCGGATCCTCGACGCCGTCATCGCCGTGGTCATGATCGCCCTCGGGGTGAGCCTGGTGCTCCCCCACTGA
- a CDS encoding amino acid ABC transporter permease produces the protein MDGSTWQLLVDSFWPLLLAAITGTIPLALASFALGLVIAIGVALLRLSGNPVLSGIARFYVSVIRGTPLLVQLFVIFFGLGSVGIVIDPWPAAIVALSLNVGGYAAEIVRAAILSVPKGQWEAGHTVGFSRSKTLTRIVLPQAARVSVPPLSNTFISLVKDTSLASTILVTELFRKAMQIAAFTYEFMAIYLEAALIYWLICLILSSGQSAIERRLDRYVAH, from the coding sequence ATGGACGGCAGTACCTGGCAGTTGCTGGTGGACTCGTTCTGGCCCCTGCTGCTGGCCGCGATCACCGGCACCATCCCGCTCGCACTCGCGTCGTTCGCGCTCGGACTCGTGATCGCGATCGGTGTCGCGCTGCTGCGGCTGTCGGGCAATCCCGTGCTGTCGGGGATCGCCCGGTTCTACGTCTCGGTGATCCGCGGCACACCGCTGCTCGTGCAGCTTTTCGTGATCTTCTTCGGCCTCGGCTCGGTCGGCATCGTGATCGACCCGTGGCCGGCGGCCATCGTCGCCCTGTCGCTGAACGTCGGCGGCTACGCGGCCGAGATCGTGCGGGCGGCGATCCTGTCGGTGCCGAAGGGGCAGTGGGAAGCCGGGCACACGGTCGGCTTCTCGCGATCCAAGACGCTCACCCGCATCGTGCTGCCCCAGGCCGCCCGGGTCTCCGTGCCGCCGCTGTCGAACACCTTCATCTCGCTGGTGAAGGACACCTCGCTCGCATCGACGATCCTCGTGACCGAGCTCTTCCGCAAGGCGATGCAGATCGCGGCGTTCACGTACGAGTTCATGGCCATCTACCTCGAGGCCGCCCTCATCTACTGGCTGATCTGCCTCATCCTGTCGTCGGGGCAGAGCGCCATCGAACGGAGGCTCGACCGCTATGTCGCCCACTGA
- a CDS encoding iron chaperone, with amino-acid sequence MGTVDDLLAGLDPADRGPVERIYAVAREVVPEAEQGLGYGMPALVYRGKPLISVMRAKKHIGVYPFSPDAVSAVADSLADYPGIGLDKGTIRFQPEHPLPDDAVRALVLARRAQIDG; translated from the coding sequence ATGGGCACCGTCGACGATCTCCTCGCAGGCCTCGATCCCGCCGACCGCGGTCCCGTCGAGCGCATCTACGCCGTCGCGCGCGAGGTCGTCCCGGAGGCCGAGCAGGGACTGGGCTACGGGATGCCCGCGCTCGTCTACCGCGGAAAGCCGCTGATCTCGGTGATGCGGGCGAAGAAGCACATCGGCGTGTATCCGTTCAGCCCCGATGCCGTGAGCGCCGTCGCGGACTCGCTGGCCGACTACCCGGGGATCGGGCTCGACAAGGGGACGATCCGGTTCCAGCCGGAGCATCCGCTGCCCGACGATGCCGTGCGGGCCCTCGTGCTCGCGCGCAGGGCGCAGATCGACGGCTGA
- a CDS encoding NADP-dependent oxidoreductase, translating to MRFRPLRSAPSSDADRVAVADPPAAMAAVVFDGPGDADALRAASVPVPSPVISELLVRVVAAGVNPIDAKTRSGAGVSGQIPGYPSTLGFDFSGIVVKSPYESHPFPAGTPVFGMAAFPRSGGTYAEYAVVPTLSVARKPASLSHVEAAGVPLAALTAWGLVVETAHAHEGQRILIHAGSGGVGHFAVQFAAYFGAHVTATASGRNASWLRELGAAVVIDYTTTRFDEVIAEVDVVIDLVGNVGGDVGTRSLRVLRPGGLYIIVPTGSWPGYAEAADDAGVRKTSYKVIPDGSALATIGRLLDSGAVQVYVDRVFDLADAAAAHRHLEEGHTRGKLVLRVSDD from the coding sequence ATGAGATTCCGGCCGCTGCGATCAGCCCCCTCCTCCGACGCCGACCGCGTCGCCGTCGCGGATCCTCCCGCTGCGATGGCGGCGGTCGTGTTCGACGGCCCCGGCGATGCGGACGCGCTGCGCGCGGCATCCGTCCCCGTCCCCTCCCCGGTGATCAGCGAGCTCCTCGTGCGGGTCGTGGCGGCCGGGGTGAACCCGATCGACGCGAAGACCCGGTCGGGCGCGGGCGTGTCGGGGCAGATCCCCGGGTACCCATCGACGCTCGGGTTCGACTTCAGCGGGATCGTCGTCAAGAGCCCGTACGAGTCGCACCCCTTCCCCGCGGGCACGCCGGTGTTCGGCATGGCCGCGTTCCCCCGCTCGGGCGGGACCTACGCCGAGTACGCCGTCGTGCCGACGCTGTCGGTCGCGCGCAAACCGGCGTCGCTGTCGCACGTCGAGGCCGCCGGCGTGCCGCTGGCCGCACTGACGGCGTGGGGGCTCGTCGTCGAGACCGCGCACGCGCACGAGGGGCAGCGGATCCTCATCCACGCCGGAAGCGGTGGAGTCGGTCACTTCGCGGTGCAGTTCGCGGCCTACTTCGGCGCCCACGTCACCGCGACGGCATCCGGACGCAACGCCTCGTGGCTGCGCGAGCTCGGCGCGGCGGTCGTGATCGACTACACGACCACGCGCTTCGACGAGGTGATCGCCGAGGTGGATGTCGTGATCGACCTGGTCGGCAACGTCGGCGGAGACGTCGGCACCCGATCACTGCGGGTGCTCCGTCCCGGCGGGCTCTACATCATCGTGCCGACCGGCTCGTGGCCGGGCTACGCCGAGGCCGCCGACGACGCCGGCGTGCGCAAGACGAGCTACAAGGTGATCCCCGACGGCAGCGCACTGGCCACGATCGGGCGCCTCCTGGACTCCGGCGCGGTGCAGGTCTACGTCGACCGCGTCTTCGACCTCGCGGACGCCGCCGCGGCCCACCGCCACCTCGAGGAGGGCCACACGCGCGGCAAGCTCGTGCTCCGCGTGAGCGACGACTGA
- a CDS encoding acylphosphatase, whose product MRRVHVLVSGEVQGVGYRYTLRMVAREAGAAGWVRNRRDGTVEAEVEGTEAQVDEVLAWMAGGPPGSRVTAATVTDAAPTGETGFDVIASA is encoded by the coding sequence ATGAGACGCGTGCACGTCCTCGTGAGCGGCGAGGTGCAGGGGGTCGGCTACCGCTACACGCTGCGCATGGTCGCGCGCGAGGCCGGCGCGGCCGGCTGGGTGCGCAACCGACGCGACGGGACCGTCGAGGCAGAGGTCGAGGGCACCGAGGCGCAGGTCGACGAGGTGCTCGCGTGGATGGCCGGCGGCCCGCCCGGCTCGAGGGTCACCGCCGCGACGGTGACGGATGCCGCGCCCACCGGCGAGACCGGGTTCGACGTCATCGCCTCGGCCTGA
- the rplA gene encoding 50S ribosomal protein L1, producing the protein MGTKSKAFQAAAAKIEADKFYTPTEAVALAKQTGSAKFDSTVEVALKLAVDPRKADQMVRGTVILPHGTGKTARVIVFATGPAAEAAIAAGADEVGGAELIEKVAAGWTAFDAAVSTPELMGQVGRLGKVLGPRGLMPNPKTGTVTPNTAKAVEEIKGGKIEFRVDKHANVHFVVGKASFSAEQLDENLAAALEEIIRLKPSSSKGRYIQKGAVSTTFGPGIPLDVNSL; encoded by the coding sequence ATGGGTACCAAGTCCAAGGCCTTCCAGGCCGCTGCCGCCAAGATCGAGGCGGACAAGTTCTACACGCCGACCGAAGCCGTCGCGCTCGCGAAGCAGACCGGCTCGGCCAAGTTCGACTCGACCGTCGAGGTCGCGCTGAAGCTCGCCGTCGACCCGCGCAAGGCGGACCAGATGGTGCGCGGCACCGTCATCCTCCCGCACGGCACCGGCAAGACCGCCCGCGTCATCGTGTTCGCGACGGGTCCGGCCGCCGAGGCCGCGATCGCCGCGGGTGCGGATGAGGTCGGCGGCGCCGAGCTCATCGAGAAGGTCGCCGCAGGCTGGACCGCGTTCGACGCGGCCGTCTCGACGCCCGAGCTCATGGGTCAGGTCGGTCGTCTGGGTAAGGTGCTGGGTCCTCGTGGCCTCATGCCCAACCCCAAGACCGGCACCGTGACCCCCAACACGGCCAAGGCCGTGGAGGAGATCAAGGGCGGCAAGATCGAGTTCCGCGTCGACAAGCACGCCAACGTGCACTTCGTCGTCGGCAAGGCGTCGTTCTCCGCTGAGCAGCTCGACGAGAACCTCGCCGCAGCGCTCGAGGAGATCATCCGCCTCAAGCCCTCCAGCTCGAAGGGCCGTTACATCCAGAAGGGCGCCGTGTCGACCACGTTCGGCCCCGGCATCCCGCTGGACGTCAACTCCCTCTGA
- the secE gene encoding preprotein translocase subunit SecE, whose translation MVQDEPTGEVVPAGGVPREKKPNVFSRIAMFIRQVFAELRKVVTPTRQELLKYTAVVLGFVVIMMAIVYGLDVLFVWITAYVFGVPAS comes from the coding sequence ATGGTTCAGGACGAGCCGACGGGCGAGGTCGTCCCCGCGGGCGGCGTACCTCGCGAGAAGAAGCCGAACGTCTTCTCGCGGATCGCCATGTTCATTCGTCAGGTCTTCGCCGAGCTCCGCAAGGTCGTCACTCCGACGCGCCAGGAGCTGCTGAAGTACACCGCGGTCGTGCTCGGCTTCGTCGTGATCATGATGGCGATCGTCTACGGCCTCGACGTGCTCTTCGTGTGGATCACGGCGTACGTCTTCGGAGTGCCGGCCTCCTGA
- the rplK gene encoding 50S ribosomal protein L11, whose translation MAPKKKVTGLIKLQINAGAANPAPPIGPALGQHGVNIMEFCKAYNAATESQRGNVIPVEITVYEDRSFTFVLKTPPAAELIKKAAGLQKGSSTPHTTKVGKLTKEQVRQIAETKQPDLNANDIEAASKIIAGTARSMGITVED comes from the coding sequence ATGGCACCGAAGAAGAAGGTGACCGGCCTGATCAAGCTTCAGATCAACGCCGGTGCAGCCAACCCGGCGCCGCCGATCGGGCCCGCGCTCGGTCAGCATGGCGTCAACATCATGGAGTTCTGCAAGGCGTACAACGCCGCGACCGAGTCGCAGCGCGGCAACGTCATCCCCGTCGAGATCACCGTCTACGAGGACCGCAGCTTCACGTTCGTTCTGAAGACCCCGCCGGCCGCTGAGCTCATCAAGAAGGCCGCCGGTCTGCAGAAGGGCTCGTCGACTCCGCACACGACCAAGGTGGGCAAGCTCACCAAGGAGCAGGTGCGTCAGATCGCAGAGACGAAGCAGCCCGACCTGAACGCGAACGACATCGAGGCCGCCTCGAAGATCATCGCCGGCACCGCCCGTTCCATGGGCATCACGGTCGAGGACTGA
- the nusG gene encoding transcription termination/antitermination protein NusG has translation MSERFIDDADWATAAEQSSEDDEAQEGNILAEEDRANTAAEHAAIHIVDDADEDDADLDDIDIDDPEADAIVNDALNLDEAAETEAAAEVINDSIAEEVAELEAEAAEEVAPYDGPDVNGDEDAPVLDEEFVAEVDAAASVVDEVESDEDASDEESDEESDEDPYESFRTELRSLPGKWYVIHSYAGFERKVKANIEQRKSTLEVEDDIFQIEVPMEDVVEIKNGQRKMVTRVRIPGYVLVRMELTEDTWSVVRHTPGVTGFVGNAHNPTPLRFEEAFNMLKSLVEIKETAPAKAGAAKKGATAASRVIPAEVDFEVGETITIKEGSFAGLPGTISEIKPESGKLTVLVSLFERETPVELSFDQVTKL, from the coding sequence GTGTCTGAAAGATTCATCGACGACGCCGACTGGGCGACGGCGGCGGAGCAGTCCTCCGAGGATGACGAGGCCCAGGAGGGCAACATCCTCGCCGAGGAGGACCGCGCGAACACGGCGGCCGAGCACGCGGCGATCCACATCGTGGACGACGCGGACGAGGATGACGCCGACCTGGACGACATCGACATCGACGACCCGGAGGCCGACGCCATCGTGAACGACGCTCTCAACCTCGACGAGGCGGCAGAGACCGAGGCCGCCGCCGAGGTCATCAACGACTCCATCGCCGAAGAGGTGGCCGAGCTCGAGGCCGAGGCCGCCGAAGAGGTCGCCCCCTACGACGGTCCCGACGTGAACGGCGACGAGGACGCTCCCGTGCTCGACGAGGAGTTCGTGGCCGAGGTCGACGCCGCAGCATCCGTCGTCGACGAGGTCGAGTCCGATGAGGACGCGTCCGACGAAGAGTCAGACGAAGAGTCCGACGAAGACCCCTACGAGTCGTTCCGCACCGAGCTTCGCTCGCTCCCGGGCAAGTGGTACGTCATCCACTCCTACGCCGGGTTCGAGCGCAAGGTGAAGGCCAACATCGAGCAGCGCAAGTCGACGCTCGAGGTCGAGGACGACATCTTCCAGATCGAGGTCCCGATGGAGGACGTCGTCGAGATCAAGAACGGTCAGCGCAAGATGGTCACGCGCGTCCGGATCCCCGGCTACGTGCTCGTGCGCATGGAGCTCACCGAAGACACCTGGTCGGTCGTGCGCCACACGCCCGGTGTGACCGGGTTCGTGGGCAACGCGCACAACCCGACGCCGCTGCGCTTCGAAGAGGCCTTCAACATGCTGAAGAGCCTCGTCGAGATCAAGGAGACCGCGCCCGCGAAGGCCGGTGCCGCCAAGAAGGGCGCCACCGCCGCATCGCGCGTCATCCCCGCCGAGGTCGACTTCGAGGTCGGCGAGACGATCACGATCAAGGAGGGCTCTTTCGCGGGCCTTCCCGGCACGATCAGCGAGATCAAGCCCGAGAGCGGCAAGCTCACGGTCCTCGTCTCGCTGTTCGAGCGCGAGACCCCCGTCGAGCTCAGCTTCGACCAGGTCACCAAGCTGTAA
- a CDS encoding amino acid ABC transporter ATP-binding protein, whose translation MSPTDPTGDALAPPAPADDAALLTVSGLTKSFGANRVLDGVDLEVRRGEVVVLIGPSGSGKTTVLRSLNGLETPESGVVAFSDGPRVDFSAPLSKSDRIALRDRSAMVFQHHNLFPHRTVLQNVTEGPIHAHGVPKDEAVERAEALLERVGLSEKRDAYPFELSGGQQQRVGIVRALALQPSLLLFDEPTSALDSELVGEVLLVLKELADEGWTMLIVTHELAFARQVADEVLFFDQGVIVERGAPKELFTNPRNDRTRRFVDRLLRPFEG comes from the coding sequence ATGTCGCCCACTGATCCCACCGGCGACGCGCTCGCGCCGCCGGCGCCGGCCGATGACGCCGCGCTGCTCACCGTCTCGGGTCTGACGAAGAGCTTCGGCGCGAACCGCGTCCTCGACGGCGTCGACCTGGAGGTGCGCCGCGGTGAGGTCGTCGTGCTGATCGGGCCGAGCGGCTCGGGCAAGACGACGGTGCTGCGCTCGCTCAACGGTCTCGAGACGCCCGAGTCCGGCGTGGTCGCGTTCTCGGACGGGCCGCGCGTCGACTTCTCGGCACCGCTCTCCAAGTCGGACCGGATCGCCCTGCGCGACCGCTCGGCGATGGTGTTCCAGCATCACAATCTCTTCCCGCACCGCACCGTGCTGCAGAACGTGACCGAGGGGCCGATCCACGCGCACGGGGTGCCCAAGGATGAGGCCGTCGAGCGCGCAGAGGCGCTGCTCGAGCGCGTGGGCCTGAGTGAGAAGCGCGACGCGTATCCGTTCGAGCTCTCGGGCGGCCAGCAGCAGCGCGTCGGGATCGTGCGCGCGCTCGCGCTCCAGCCGTCGCTGCTCCTCTTCGACGAGCCGACGAGCGCGCTCGACTCCGAGCTGGTGGGCGAGGTGCTCCTCGTGCTCAAGGAGCTCGCCGACGAGGGCTGGACGATGCTCATCGTCACGCACGAGCTCGCCTTCGCCCGGCAGGTCGCCGACGAGGTGCTCTTCTTCGACCAGGGCGTCATCGTCGAGCGCGGCGCGCCGAAGGAGCTCTTCACGAACCCCAGGAACGACCGCACCCGCCGCTTCGTCGACCGCCTCCTCCGCCCGTTCGAGGGCTGA
- a CDS encoding LysR family transcriptional regulator ArgP: MRIPFELAETVAAVVDEGTLDAAARRLRITPSAVSQRIKVLEEQLGRVVLVRSKPARATEAGVAIVRLARQAALLEHDTVAALGADADEGARTTVPLAVNADSLGTWFLAPLARLSQRHPVVFDLHRDDQDFTAGLLESGTVMGAVTSRATPVAGCRVSTLGAMRYEAVATPEFAARWVPDGATPDALSAAPVVDFDRRDDLQNEWLQAMGVMGRPPRHFVPASNDFATAVRLGLGWALLPTFQSEDPLARGELVRLGGPPVDVPLHWQQWNLRSPLLDAIADEIVAEGRRVLSPT; this comes from the coding sequence ATGAGGATCCCGTTCGAACTCGCCGAGACGGTCGCCGCGGTCGTGGACGAGGGAACCCTCGACGCCGCTGCACGCCGGCTCCGCATCACGCCGTCCGCGGTGAGCCAGCGCATCAAGGTCCTCGAGGAGCAGCTCGGCCGGGTGGTGCTCGTGCGCTCCAAGCCGGCTCGAGCCACCGAGGCGGGGGTCGCGATCGTGCGGCTCGCGCGGCAGGCGGCGCTCCTCGAGCACGACACGGTGGCTGCGCTCGGCGCGGACGCCGACGAGGGCGCGCGCACGACCGTGCCGCTCGCGGTCAACGCCGACTCGCTGGGCACGTGGTTCCTCGCACCGCTCGCGCGGCTCTCGCAGCGGCATCCGGTGGTCTTCGACCTGCATCGCGACGACCAGGACTTCACCGCCGGCCTTCTCGAGTCGGGGACCGTCATGGGCGCGGTGACCTCGCGGGCGACGCCGGTGGCCGGATGCCGGGTGAGCACCCTCGGCGCGATGCGCTACGAAGCCGTCGCGACGCCGGAGTTCGCGGCGCGCTGGGTTCCGGACGGCGCCACCCCCGATGCGCTCAGCGCTGCGCCGGTGGTCGACTTCGACCGGCGCGACGACCTGCAGAACGAGTGGCTCCAGGCGATGGGGGTCATGGGCCGCCCGCCGCGCCACTTCGTGCCGGCATCGAACGACTTCGCGACCGCGGTGCGCCTCGGCCTCGGCTGGGCGCTGCTGCCGACGTTCCAGTCGGAGGATCCGCTCGCCCGCGGCGAGCTCGTGCGGCTCGGCGGTCCGCCGGTCGACGTTCCCCTGCACTGGCAGCAGTGGAACCTGCGCTCTCCGCTGCTCGATGCCATCGCCGACGAGATCGTCGCCGAGGGCCGCCGCGTGCTGTCCCCGACCTGA
- a CDS encoding NAD-dependent succinate-semialdehyde dehydrogenase, with translation MSEYAVVNPATGETLATYPTITDDALETVVAGADAAYRTWRNVPVSERAARIRKAADLHRERRDELAAIIVREMGKPLEAALGEVDFAADITEYYADHADKITGDQPIDIDGEGTAVIRRTALGPLLGIMPWNFPYYQVARFAAPNIVIGNTIILKHAGQCPESAAAIEKIYADAGLGDGIYTNVYASNEQAAWIIADRRVQGVSVTGSERAGAAVAEVAGRNLKKVALELGGSDPFILLSTDDLDGAVQAAVDARLDNTGQSCNAAKRFIVIDGLYDEFLAKFTEKMSGAKVGDPFAEDTVLGPLSSLVAAERLAEQVDKAVAQGATLATGGTRDGAFYPGTVLTGVTSDMDAYSEEFFGPVGVVYKVANEDEAVKIANDTSFGLGSYVFTTDEEQAARIADKIDAGMVYVNLVLADEPGLPFGGVKRSGTSREMGLLAADEFVNKKLIRVGA, from the coding sequence ATGAGTGAGTACGCCGTCGTCAACCCCGCCACGGGCGAGACCCTGGCCACCTACCCGACGATCACGGACGACGCCCTCGAGACGGTCGTCGCCGGAGCGGATGCCGCTTACCGCACGTGGCGCAACGTGCCCGTGTCCGAGCGCGCGGCGCGGATCCGCAAGGCTGCGGACCTGCACCGCGAGCGTCGCGACGAGCTGGCCGCCATCATCGTGCGCGAGATGGGCAAGCCGCTCGAGGCCGCCCTCGGCGAGGTCGACTTCGCCGCCGACATCACCGAGTACTACGCCGACCACGCCGATAAGATCACGGGCGACCAGCCGATCGACATCGACGGCGAGGGCACCGCGGTGATCCGCCGCACCGCGCTCGGCCCGCTCCTCGGCATCATGCCGTGGAACTTCCCGTACTACCAGGTGGCCCGCTTCGCGGCGCCGAACATCGTCATCGGCAACACGATCATCCTCAAGCACGCCGGCCAGTGCCCCGAGTCCGCTGCGGCGATCGAGAAGATCTACGCGGATGCCGGGCTCGGCGACGGGATCTACACCAACGTGTACGCGTCGAACGAGCAGGCGGCGTGGATCATCGCCGACCGGCGCGTGCAGGGCGTCTCGGTCACCGGGTCGGAGCGCGCGGGGGCCGCTGTCGCCGAGGTCGCGGGTCGCAACCTCAAGAAGGTGGCGCTCGAGCTCGGCGGTTCCGACCCGTTCATCCTGCTGTCGACCGACGACCTCGACGGCGCCGTACAGGCGGCGGTCGACGCGCGCCTCGACAACACCGGCCAGTCGTGCAACGCCGCGAAGCGCTTCATCGTGATCGATGGCCTGTACGACGAGTTCCTCGCGAAGTTCACCGAGAAGATGAGCGGCGCCAAGGTGGGCGACCCGTTCGCCGAGGACACCGTCCTCGGCCCGCTGTCGTCGCTCGTCGCCGCGGAGCGCCTCGCCGAGCAGGTCGACAAGGCGGTCGCGCAGGGTGCGACGCTGGCGACCGGCGGCACGCGCGACGGCGCCTTCTACCCGGGCACCGTGCTCACCGGGGTCACCAGCGACATGGACGCGTACAGCGAGGAGTTCTTCGGCCCCGTCGGCGTCGTCTACAAGGTGGCGAACGAGGACGAGGCGGTGAAGATCGCCAACGACACCAGCTTCGGTCTGGGCTCGTACGTGTTCACCACCGACGAGGAGCAGGCAGCTCGCATCGCCGACAAGATCGACGCCGGCATGGTCTACGTCAACCTCGTCCTCGCCGATGAGCCCGGCCTGCCCTTCGGCGGCGTCAAGCGCTCCGGCACCTCGCGTGAGATGGGACTTCTCGCCGCTGACGAGTTCGTCAACAAGAAGCTCATCCGCGTCGGCGCCTGA
- a CDS encoding amino acid ABC transporter substrate-binding protein → MSRRSITAIVLAATAALALSACSSASPEPADSAAAGSDYGLVTEGTLTVATEGTYRPFSYHDESGELVGFDVEIAEAVADKLGLEVVFQETQWDAIFAGLDAGRFDVIGNQVSINPEREEKYLFSEPYTVSPGVIVVKEDDDSISSFDDLAGKTTAQSLSSNWYELAESSGATVESVEGWAQAVALLEQGRVDATVNDSLTFLDYEKTNGPTGLKIAAETDDPGLSAFAFTQDKDALVEAIDAALAELREEGMLAEISEKYFGADVTQ, encoded by the coding sequence ATGTCACGCCGCAGTATCACCGCCATCGTCCTCGCCGCCACCGCCGCGCTCGCCCTCTCGGCCTGCAGCTCCGCGTCGCCCGAGCCCGCCGACTCCGCTGCCGCGGGCAGCGACTACGGGCTCGTCACCGAGGGAACCCTGACGGTCGCGACCGAGGGCACCTACCGCCCGTTCAGCTACCACGACGAGAGCGGCGAGCTGGTCGGCTTCGACGTCGAGATCGCCGAGGCCGTCGCCGACAAGCTCGGGCTCGAGGTCGTCTTCCAGGAGACGCAGTGGGACGCGATCTTCGCGGGCCTGGATGCCGGTCGCTTCGACGTCATCGGCAACCAGGTCTCGATCAACCCCGAGCGCGAGGAGAAGTACCTCTTCAGCGAGCCGTACACCGTGTCTCCCGGTGTGATCGTCGTGAAGGAGGACGACGACTCGATCTCGAGCTTCGACGACCTCGCCGGCAAGACGACCGCGCAGTCGCTGAGCAGCAACTGGTACGAGCTGGCCGAGTCCAGCGGGGCCACCGTCGAGTCGGTCGAGGGCTGGGCGCAGGCCGTCGCGCTCCTCGAGCAGGGCCGCGTGGACGCCACCGTCAACGACAGCCTCACCTTCCTGGACTACGAGAAGACGAATGGCCCGACCGGCCTGAAGATCGCGGCCGAGACGGACGACCCGGGCCTGAGCGCTTTCGCGTTCACCCAGGACAAGGACGCTCTCGTCGAGGCGATCGACGCCGCGCTCGCCGAGCTCCGCGAAGAGGGCATGCTCGCAGAGATCAGCGAGAAGTACTTCGGCGCCGACGTCACCCAGTAG